Proteins encoded together in one Peribacillus asahii window:
- a CDS encoding sugar transferase, whose product MKRIFDFVCSLMGLIMLSPVILVTACLICLKLGSPVIFKQQRPGLQGKPFFVYKFRTMTDERDEDGELLPDHVRLTSFGKLLRKLSLDELPQLFNVLKGDISLVGPRPLLMEYLDLYTPEQARRHEVRPGITGWAQVNGRNAISWEEKFNLDVWYVENRSFWLDIKILFMTVLKVFKSEGISQTGHVTIEKFKGSKGRGA is encoded by the coding sequence ATGAAACGAATCTTTGATTTTGTGTGTTCATTGATGGGACTGATTATGTTGTCACCAGTTATTCTGGTTACTGCCTGCCTAATTTGCTTAAAACTCGGTTCACCTGTTATTTTTAAACAACAACGCCCAGGTTTGCAGGGCAAGCCTTTTTTTGTGTATAAATTTAGAACTATGACGGATGAGAGAGATGAAGATGGGGAACTACTGCCTGATCATGTTCGCTTGACATCATTTGGAAAGTTGTTGCGCAAACTTAGTTTAGATGAGTTACCACAGCTGTTTAATGTATTAAAAGGTGATATTAGCTTAGTCGGTCCTCGTCCTTTGCTGATGGAGTATTTGGACTTGTATACTCCAGAACAAGCACGTCGCCATGAAGTTCGTCCTGGTATAACAGGCTGGGCGCAGGTGAATGGTCGGAATGCAATTTCGTGGGAAGAGAAGTTTAATTTGGATGTATGGTATGTGGAGAACCGCTCTTTTTGGTTAGATATAAAGATTTTGTTCATGACAGTGTTGAAGGTATTTAAGTCTGAAGGGATTAGTCAGACAGGGCATGTGACAATAGAGAAATTTAAAGGTTC